In Flavobacterium sp. N1736, the following are encoded in one genomic region:
- a CDS encoding beta strand repeat-containing protein produces the protein MKKIILLILGLLFFNLGFGQAPTISSFSPQSGPVGTTVTITGTNFGATTAENIVFFGATKATVTVASSTSLTVTVPIGATYEPISVLNGSTVLFGYSREPFVTTFTPNKGTIANSDMSSAVNFSTGFATYLLCIVDFDGDGKSDIAVNNRNSNLISIFRNTSVTGTISSSSFTTPVNITSPNNPGGIAAGDLDGDGKPDLVVTNVIGSNISVLLNTSSGAGDISFAAAVILTSAINPLDVKIGDIDGDGKADLTLVSNNNALLVYRNISSGSGNINFAPYVSFPSSATGNALVLADIDGDTKVDALVANLTSSGTASVFNNISTIGVINFAARVSFPTGPNPNFISVGDINKDGKIDFAVSNSTTNTVSVFRNLSSGPGNISFDTKVDLSTNGNAKAVTIADIDGDGGIDIAACTATGFLSVFHNTNSVVGAAASFAAKVDFISSPGDITNAIAVGDLDGDGKNDVVISNTTSSNISVLRNTPLFSNISTLNNLTISQGTLNPVFATGTTNYTATVSNATSSMTVTPVVTNNTATVTVNGIAVLSGNASGAIALVTGPNVIPVVVTAQDGITTTTYTVTVTRVGPPVITTFSPQNGPVGTTVTITGTNFGATATDNIVFFGAVKAVITAATSTSITVTVPVGTTYEPISVLNTTTVLAGYSSLPFSTNFTPNKGKITIDDITPQVDFATAGTSSSGITIGDFDGDGKADLAINNIAVPSISIYRNISASGSITSASFAAKVDFAVTDTPRKMAVGDFDGDGKLDIVAVNFGTSLLVSVLRNTSSGTGNINFAAQMTFAVAGANPLSVGIADIDGDGKIDLAVGNNIGNTVSVLRNTSSGIGNINFAAKIDFPSDFGPADILMGDLDGDNKTDMITTNNRSTHISVYRNTSTTGVITFAPIQTFTTGTSPLYGAIGDLNKDGKLDIAVANNGSNSISVFLNTSSGSGNINFDTTVNLAIGNIQVDAAISDIDGDGMPDLVASSSAFLHIMRNTATAGGSLSFATPLKIPSTTGTSDLVLGDLDGDGKDDIAVNHNTGSTISVFRNSPLFAPTVQATNVVFSNTTGIATTATWVNGNGASRAVFVYAGASGSPLPLDSATYTANAIFGTGTQIGTTGWYCVYNGTGTTVTITGLTANTNYQVMTVEYNGSVGNELYFSTVATGNPAAVTTLNNVATLSNLSVSEGTLIPVFASGTLDYTFTVPNASSSLTVTPVTTDTNATVTVNGTAVISGDASGSIALAVGSNVITTIVTAQDGTTTQTYTITVTRTAPPTILVTDILPALTATYGTASTSAAFNISGTDMFEGIVVTSPLGFEVSTDDITFTNTLTIGAAGVIASTPVYI, from the coding sequence ATGAAGAAAATTATACTTTTAATCTTAGGGTTGCTTTTTTTTAATTTAGGGTTTGGGCAAGCACCAACTATAAGCAGTTTTAGTCCGCAAAGCGGTCCGGTGGGAACTACAGTTACCATTACAGGTACTAATTTTGGTGCAACAACAGCTGAAAATATAGTATTTTTTGGTGCAACCAAAGCTACCGTTACTGTTGCGAGCAGTACGAGTTTAACAGTTACTGTTCCTATTGGGGCGACATACGAACCTATATCTGTATTAAATGGAAGTACTGTTTTATTCGGTTACTCAAGGGAACCATTTGTAACGACTTTTACACCTAATAAGGGTACTATAGCAAACAGTGATATGTCTAGTGCCGTTAATTTTTCTACCGGTTTTGCAACATATTTGTTATGTATTGTCGATTTTGATGGAGATGGTAAGTCTGATATTGCTGTGAATAATAGAAATTCTAATTTAATATCAATTTTTCGTAATACTTCGGTCACCGGTACAATTAGTTCCTCTTCTTTTACTACTCCAGTAAATATAACTTCTCCCAATAATCCAGGAGGTATAGCAGCCGGTGATTTGGATGGAGATGGAAAACCAGATCTTGTAGTAACTAATGTTATTGGGTCTAATATTTCAGTTTTACTTAATACATCTTCCGGTGCTGGTGACATTAGCTTTGCAGCTGCTGTTATTCTTACTTCTGCAATTAATCCTCTTGATGTAAAAATTGGAGATATTGACGGAGATGGTAAAGCTGATCTTACCCTTGTTAGTAATAATAATGCACTATTAGTTTATCGCAATATATCATCGGGATCAGGAAATATTAATTTTGCTCCCTATGTAAGTTTTCCTTCTTCTGCTACAGGCAATGCGCTGGTTCTTGCTGATATTGATGGCGATACTAAAGTTGATGCTCTTGTAGCGAATCTGACAAGTAGTGGCACAGCATCAGTTTTTAACAATATATCGACAATTGGTGTGATTAATTTTGCTGCACGGGTAAGTTTTCCTACTGGACCAAATCCTAATTTCATATCAGTTGGAGATATTAATAAAGATGGAAAAATAGATTTTGCAGTTAGTAATTCAACTACTAATACGGTTTCTGTTTTTCGCAATTTATCATCAGGTCCGGGAAATATAAGTTTTGATACAAAAGTTGATCTTTCAACGAACGGAAATGCAAAAGCGGTCACTATTGCAGATATAGACGGAGATGGAGGTATTGATATAGCCGCTTGTACTGCAACAGGTTTTTTATCTGTTTTTCATAATACAAATAGTGTAGTTGGCGCAGCTGCCAGTTTTGCCGCAAAAGTAGATTTCATATCCTCACCAGGTGATATTACAAACGCAATAGCAGTTGGAGATTTAGATGGAGACGGTAAAAATGATGTTGTGATTAGTAATACTACAAGTTCTAATATATCAGTTTTGCGTAATACTCCCTTGTTTTCCAACATTTCAACACTAAATAACTTAACCATAAGTCAAGGTACTTTAAACCCGGTTTTTGCTACAGGAACAACAAATTATACTGCAACTGTAAGCAATGCTACCAGTAGCATGACGGTTACTCCTGTTGTTACCAACAACACTGCAACAGTCACGGTAAATGGGATAGCGGTATTGAGCGGAAATGCCTCCGGAGCAATAGCTTTGGTAACCGGTCCAAATGTAATTCCTGTCGTAGTAACAGCGCAAGACGGAATAACAACTACAACTTATACGGTCACAGTAACCAGAGTTGGACCGCCTGTTATAACGACTTTTAGCCCGCAAAATGGTCCGGTAGGAACGACAGTTACTATTACGGGGACTAATTTTGGTGCAACAGCGACAGATAATATTGTATTTTTTGGTGCAGTTAAAGCTGTAATTACTGCTGCAACTTCAACAAGTATAACGGTCACAGTTCCGGTGGGAACAACTTATGAACCTATATCTGTACTTAATACCACTACAGTTTTAGCAGGATATTCTTCTTTACCTTTTAGCACAAATTTTACACCAAATAAAGGAAAAATAACCATTGATGATATAACTCCTCAAGTTGACTTTGCAACAGCCGGTACTTCTTCAAGTGGTATAACTATTGGGGATTTTGATGGAGATGGCAAGGCAGATTTAGCAATAAATAATATAGCTGTACCATCTATTTCTATTTATCGCAATATATCTGCCAGTGGTTCTATTACTTCTGCTTCTTTTGCTGCAAAGGTTGATTTTGCTGTTACTGATACTCCAAGAAAAATGGCTGTTGGTGATTTTGATGGTGATGGTAAATTAGATATTGTGGCAGTAAACTTTGGAACCAGTCTTTTAGTGTCTGTTTTAAGAAATACTTCCTCGGGAACCGGAAATATTAATTTTGCTGCCCAGATGACTTTTGCTGTAGCAGGCGCAAATCCACTTAGCGTAGGCATTGCCGATATTGATGGAGATGGTAAGATAGATCTGGCTGTAGGCAATAATATTGGTAATACAGTTTCGGTTTTGCGAAATACATCTTCAGGAATTGGAAATATTAATTTTGCTGCTAAAATAGATTTCCCTTCTGATTTTGGCCCTGCTGATATATTAATGGGGGATTTGGATGGGGATAATAAAACAGATATGATTACAACTAATAACAGAAGCACTCATATTTCAGTTTATCGCAATACGTCAACAACCGGTGTTATTACTTTTGCACCCATACAGACATTTACTACGGGTACATCTCCTTTATATGGCGCGATTGGAGATTTAAACAAGGACGGAAAACTAGATATTGCTGTTGCAAATAATGGCAGCAATTCTATATCTGTTTTTCTCAATACATCTTCAGGAAGCGGAAATATTAATTTTGATACAACGGTAAATTTAGCTATTGGAAATATTCAGGTTGACGCAGCAATTTCAGATATTGATGGAGATGGAATGCCCGATTTAGTTGCTTCAAGCAGTGCTTTTTTGCATATTATGCGAAATACGGCAACCGCAGGCGGATCTCTAAGTTTTGCTACTCCATTAAAAATACCCAGTACAACCGGCACTTCCGACTTAGTATTGGGAGATTTGGATGGGGACGGAAAAGATGATATTGCCGTTAATCATAATACCGGAAGTACGATTTCAGTTTTTCGTAATAGTCCGTTATTTGCACCAACTGTTCAGGCAACTAATGTTGTTTTTTCGAATACAACAGGAATCGCGACTACAGCCACTTGGGTAAACGGAAACGGGGCTTCAAGAGCAGTATTTGTATATGCAGGAGCAAGCGGCAGCCCTTTACCGTTAGATTCTGCGACTTATACAGCTAATGCTATTTTTGGTACAGGAACACAAATTGGCACAACAGGCTGGTATTGTGTTTACAACGGTACAGGAACAACAGTTACTATAACTGGTTTAACTGCTAATACAAATTATCAGGTAATGACAGTTGAATACAATGGTTCTGTTGGGAATGAATTATATTTTTCGACGGTTGCTACAGGAAATCCTGCAGCTGTAACTACACTTAATAATGTTGCTACATTAAGTAATTTAAGTGTAAGTGAAGGAACCTTAATTCCGGTTTTTGCAAGTGGAACGTTAGATTATACTTTTACTGTTCCTAATGCCAGCAGTAGTTTGACGGTGACTCCTGTTACAACAGATACTAATGCTACAGTAACAGTAAACGGAACTGCTGTAATTAGCGGAGATGCGTCGGGATCGATTGCTTTAGCAGTGGGTTCTAATGTTATTACGACAATAGTAACGGCACAAGATGGTACAACAACACAAACTTATACGATTACTGTAACGAGAACCGCACCGCCAACTATACTGGTTACAGATATTTTACCAGCATTGACTGCTACGTATGGTACCGCATCAACATCTGCTGCTTTTAATATTTCCGGAACCGATATGTTTGAAGGAATCGTAGTGACTTCGCCTTTAGGATTTGAAGTAAGTACTGATGATATAACTTTTACTAATACACTAACTATTGGAGCAGCAGGCGTTATTGCATCTACACCAGTATATATTTGA
- a CDS encoding DUF6734 family protein has translation MKIIQSFWAGNQKDFTNSYGWLDYKYNWMSWILSCHQLVKYHKDVELFTDSFGYEILIEKLQLPYTKVHVVLDELNNYHKDLWAIAKIRTFQLQDEPFLHVDGDVFVWESLTDKFSNSNLVTQNLEVTTGYYRNRWDAISPNINYLPDEMKGFHEDTCNLACNMGIIGGTNIEFFQDFCARSMEFVDRNTKAWSDQDNLNFNVFFEQVFFYGACLKTNQKIDFLFQETPKDNLYIGFGDFDKVPYRRTYLHLLGVYKRHGAVCKAMEIYVMQHYTEMYSKLMGLINEADSTNKEIDYLTKDRVHELVSEFEKELKINQFESENFLLKRDLYGGGLTQIFDFSLEEKDDFNIVLLNCFYKKTIVEKDEPIEIIEIKEHNSVYNQYEVDEIDLIMLDELSKPTLYSDFIEKLKTYFDDDTEEDSDDEFLLLINNRLRNYLVYKIISIYSN, from the coding sequence ATGAAGATAATACAAAGTTTTTGGGCAGGAAATCAAAAAGATTTTACAAATAGTTACGGCTGGCTTGATTATAAATACAATTGGATGAGCTGGATTTTAAGCTGTCATCAATTGGTAAAATATCATAAAGATGTTGAATTGTTTACAGATAGTTTTGGTTACGAAATACTTATCGAAAAATTACAATTGCCATACACAAAAGTTCATGTTGTTTTAGATGAACTTAATAATTACCATAAAGATCTTTGGGCTATTGCTAAAATCAGAACTTTTCAATTGCAGGATGAACCTTTTCTTCATGTTGACGGCGATGTTTTTGTTTGGGAATCGTTGACGGATAAATTCAGCAACTCAAATTTAGTTACTCAAAATCTAGAAGTAACTACCGGATATTACCGTAATCGCTGGGATGCAATTTCGCCAAACATCAATTATTTGCCGGATGAAATGAAGGGTTTTCATGAAGATACTTGCAATCTTGCCTGCAATATGGGAATTATTGGCGGTACAAATATTGAGTTTTTTCAGGATTTTTGTGCCCGAAGTATGGAGTTTGTAGATCGAAATACAAAAGCGTGGAGTGATCAGGATAATTTGAATTTTAATGTTTTTTTTGAGCAGGTATTTTTTTATGGTGCGTGTCTTAAAACCAATCAAAAAATTGACTTTTTATTTCAGGAAACGCCAAAAGATAATTTATATATTGGTTTTGGTGATTTTGATAAAGTGCCGTACAGAAGAACTTATTTGCATTTATTAGGCGTTTACAAAAGACACGGAGCCGTTTGTAAAGCCATGGAAATCTATGTGATGCAGCATTATACAGAAATGTATTCGAAACTTATGGGTTTAATAAACGAAGCAGATTCTACGAATAAGGAAATTGATTATTTAACAAAAGACAGAGTTCATGAATTGGTTTCTGAATTTGAAAAAGAGCTGAAAATAAATCAGTTTGAGTCTGAAAATTTCCTGTTGAAACGCGATTTATACGGCGGCGGTTTAACTCAAATATTTGACTTTTCGTTAGAAGAAAAAGATGATTTTAATATCGTATTGCTGAATTGTTTTTACAAGAAAACAATTGTCGAAAAAGACGAACCGATTGAAATTATTGAAATAAAAGAGCATAATTCGGTTTACAATCAATATGAAGTCGATGAGATCGATTTAATTATGTTAGACGAGTTATCGAAACCAACGTTGTACAGTGATTTTATCGAAAAACTAAAAACGTATTTTGATGATGATACAGAAGAGGATTCAGATGACGAATTTCTACTTTTAATAAATAACAGACTAAGAAATTATCTTGTTTATAAAATAATTAGCATTTATTCAAATTGA
- a CDS encoding thioredoxin domain-containing protein, producing MNEDLNYLFQYLEKEGITIDKTEFLYQIKSHPDYPSLLSIADTLSFFSIDNQAIQVDSTEIELLPDLFIALLKKDHGHQHLYLVEQKDETYFLFEEGKNVVVSKADLIDKWRGIVLLIEKSESVVIKSKRSFGWILPSLCLLLFLAELVVLKADLKTKLFFGFPIMGFLFSMAALKDLFETKSELINKFCNISTSTSCTTVVSSDKWAIFKLINFSDLSVVFFVSQFIGLFSFLLAGDSAEFFNIQIMLLFASVPVTLLSLYFQKFVEKKWCPICLVIVTLILAELSYLLVTGTVSFSVSVNSILLFGLLFLVVANSWFVLKKILVTQKKLKEFKLKANRFLRNYQIFKNSLLSKEKVELPFTHIVLGNRESNVQITILTNPFCGHCKDAHEVIERILEKYGKTVQIKIIFKTDLEQENEERKLFFRTLMGIYIENGEEIFKHALNDWFHHKNIENWLEKYQLETINTKKIDATFNLQNNWCKTNDFNFTPEIFVNGYVFPEAYERENLELYITELTEDKNF from the coding sequence ATGAACGAAGATTTAAATTACCTTTTTCAATATTTGGAAAAGGAAGGGATAACTATTGACAAAACTGAATTTTTATATCAAATAAAATCACATCCGGATTATCCTTCTTTATTGTCGATTGCAGATACGCTGAGTTTTTTTTCTATTGACAATCAGGCGATTCAGGTTGATAGTACAGAAATTGAATTATTGCCTGATTTATTTATCGCTCTTTTAAAAAAAGATCACGGACATCAGCATCTTTATTTGGTGGAACAAAAAGATGAAACATATTTTTTATTTGAAGAGGGAAAAAATGTTGTGGTTTCAAAAGCAGATTTAATTGATAAATGGCGCGGTATTGTATTGTTGATTGAAAAGTCAGAATCGGTAGTAATAAAATCTAAAAGAAGTTTTGGATGGATTTTACCATCGTTATGTTTATTGCTGTTTTTGGCTGAATTGGTTGTTTTAAAAGCAGATCTAAAAACAAAGTTATTTTTTGGTTTTCCCATAATGGGTTTTTTGTTTTCGATGGCAGCTTTAAAAGATTTGTTCGAAACAAAAAGCGAATTAATTAATAAATTCTGCAATATTTCAACTTCTACAAGTTGTACAACAGTGGTAAGTTCAGACAAATGGGCAATTTTTAAACTTATCAATTTTAGTGATTTAAGTGTTGTTTTTTTTGTTTCGCAATTTATTGGTTTATTCTCTTTTTTACTGGCGGGCGATAGTGCGGAGTTTTTTAATATCCAGATCATGTTACTTTTTGCATCGGTTCCGGTAACGCTGCTTTCGCTGTATTTTCAAAAGTTCGTAGAAAAAAAATGGTGTCCGATTTGTTTGGTTATTGTGACGTTAATTTTGGCTGAATTAAGTTATTTATTGGTCACCGGAACCGTTAGTTTTTCTGTTTCTGTTAATTCAATTCTTTTATTTGGCTTGCTTTTTTTGGTTGTTGCAAACAGCTGGTTTGTATTAAAAAAGATTTTAGTAACGCAAAAAAAGTTGAAAGAATTTAAGCTTAAAGCGAATCGATTTTTGCGCAATTATCAAATTTTCAAAAACTCACTTCTTTCAAAAGAAAAAGTCGAATTGCCTTTTACGCATATTGTTTTAGGAAATCGCGAAAGCAATGTTCAGATCACCATATTAACAAATCCGTTTTGTGGTCATTGCAAAGATGCCCATGAAGTTATAGAAAGAATTCTCGAAAAATACGGTAAAACAGTTCAAATCAAAATCATTTTTAAAACTGATCTGGAGCAGGAAAATGAAGAACGAAAATTGTTTTTTAGAACCTTAATGGGAATTTATATCGAAAATGGCGAGGAAATATTTAAGCACGCATTAAACGATTGGTTTCATCATAAAAACATCGAAAACTGGCTTGAAAAATATCAATTAGAAACTATAAATACCAAGAAAATTGATGCCACATTCAACCTTCAAAATAATTGGTGCAAAACAAACGACTTTAATTTTACTCCCGAAATTTTTGTAAACGGATATGTGTTTCCGGAAGCGTATGAAAGAGAAAATTTAGAATTATACATAACAGAACTAACAGAAGATAAAAATTTTTAA
- a CDS encoding peptidase domain-containing ABC transporter, translating into MKNFPNFKQSESKDCGPTCLKIIAKHYGKILNIQELREYSETNREGSNLLLLSDAAEKIGFRTLGFKTSCEKLEEVPLPCILHWNKMHFVVLYKIKKNKYYVSDPAFGLLEYDESNFLKMWIGNNSDETTEEGITLLLEPTPKFFQSDFEAEENNTFGFALLTKYILPYKAFLTQLIIGLFAGSLLQLVFPFLTQSIVDVGIQNRNIHFIYLILFAQLFLFFGKTALELIRSWILLYLSARINISLISDFFIKLMNLPISFFDVRMTGDIMQCINDHHRIERILTTSSLNVLFSVINMVIMGGVLAYYNIQIFVVFFLGSFLYFLWVILFLKRREVLDYKRFSETSQEQSKVIELISGMQEIKLHNAEKQKRWGWEYVQARLFKVSMKGLVLEQTQTIGSNFINELKNIIIIFLSAKLVIDGQITLGVMMAIASIVGSLNGPILQLISFIREVQDAKISLSRLSEIHKKEDETQQEINQTKDIPKDCDIVIKDLSFRYIGSDIPVLQNLNLTIPAHKITAIVGTSGSGKTTLMKLLLKFYEPNSGEINLTTQYKDQINSVSLGMTVQKSWRSNIGAVMQEGFIFNDTIANNIAIGVDIIDKKRLVYAADVANITEYINGLPLGYNTKIGMEGQGMSTGQKQRLLIARAVYKNPEMLFFDEATSALDANNERVIMEKLNLFFKNKTVVVIAHRLSTVMDADQIVVLEKGKIIEIGNHQELVSQQGSYYKLVRNQLQLGN; encoded by the coding sequence TTGAAAAATTTCCCCAATTTTAAGCAATCAGAATCTAAGGATTGCGGACCTACTTGCTTAAAAATTATTGCAAAACATTACGGTAAAATACTCAACATTCAGGAACTGCGCGAGTATAGTGAAACGAATCGCGAAGGCAGTAATCTATTGTTGTTGAGTGATGCGGCAGAAAAAATAGGTTTTAGAACTTTAGGTTTTAAAACAAGCTGCGAAAAACTCGAAGAAGTGCCGCTTCCTTGTATTTTACATTGGAACAAGATGCATTTTGTGGTACTTTATAAAATTAAAAAAAATAAATATTATGTTTCTGATCCGGCTTTTGGATTGTTGGAATATGATGAAAGCAATTTTTTAAAAATGTGGATTGGCAACAATTCTGATGAAACCACAGAGGAAGGGATCACTTTGTTATTGGAGCCAACGCCAAAATTTTTTCAAAGTGATTTTGAAGCTGAGGAGAATAACACCTTTGGTTTTGCACTATTAACAAAGTACATTTTACCGTATAAAGCTTTTTTGACACAATTAATTATAGGGTTATTTGCGGGCAGTTTATTACAGCTTGTTTTTCCTTTTTTAACGCAAAGTATTGTCGATGTTGGTATACAAAACCGAAACATACATTTTATTTATTTAATTCTTTTTGCGCAGTTATTTTTATTTTTTGGAAAAACGGCTTTGGAGTTAATCCGAAGCTGGATTTTATTGTATCTCTCTGCACGTATTAATATTTCTTTGATTTCTGATTTTTTTATCAAATTAATGAATTTGCCAATTTCATTTTTTGATGTTCGAATGACGGGAGATATTATGCAGTGCATTAATGATCATCACCGAATTGAACGTATTTTGACAACGTCATCGCTTAATGTTTTGTTTTCGGTAATTAATATGGTGATTATGGGCGGGGTTTTGGCGTATTATAATATTCAGATTTTTGTTGTTTTCTTTTTAGGAAGCTTTCTCTATTTTCTTTGGGTAATTCTTTTTTTAAAACGCAGGGAAGTCCTTGATTACAAGCGTTTTTCAGAAACAAGTCAGGAACAAAGTAAGGTAATTGAACTTATTAGCGGCATGCAGGAAATTAAACTGCACAATGCGGAGAAACAAAAACGCTGGGGTTGGGAATATGTTCAGGCACGATTGTTTAAGGTGTCGATGAAAGGTTTGGTATTAGAACAAACGCAAACTATTGGGTCTAATTTTATCAATGAATTAAAGAATATTATTATCATTTTTCTTTCCGCAAAATTGGTTATCGACGGACAAATAACTTTGGGGGTTATGATGGCGATAGCCAGTATTGTTGGGAGTTTAAATGGTCCGATTTTACAATTAATAAGTTTTATTCGGGAAGTTCAGGATGCGAAAATATCGTTGTCGCGCTTGTCAGAAATACATAAAAAAGAAGATGAAACGCAACAGGAAATAAACCAGACAAAGGATATTCCAAAAGATTGTGATATCGTTATTAAAGATTTGTCTTTTCGTTATATAGGTTCTGATATTCCGGTTCTTCAAAATTTAAATTTAACTATTCCGGCTCACAAAATTACAGCTATTGTTGGTACTAGCGGCAGCGGAAAAACGACTTTGATGAAATTGCTCTTGAAGTTTTATGAACCAAATAGCGGAGAAATAAATTTAACGACGCAATATAAGGATCAGATTAATTCGGTTTCATTGGGAATGACGGTTCAAAAATCCTGGCGCAGCAATATTGGTGCGGTTATGCAGGAGGGTTTTATTTTTAATGATACAATTGCCAATAATATTGCCATTGGCGTTGATATTATTGATAAAAAAAGGTTGGTTTATGCTGCCGATGTGGCGAATATTACGGAGTATATCAACGGTTTGCCTTTGGGTTATAATACTAAAATAGGTATGGAAGGGCAGGGCATGAGTACGGGACAAAAACAGCGTTTGCTTATTGCGAGAGCGGTTTATAAAAATCCCGAAATGTTATTTTTTGATGAAGCGACTTCTGCTTTGGATGCTAATAATGAAAGGGTTATTATGGAAAAATTAAATCTTTTTTTCAAAAATAAAACGGTTGTTGTTATTGCGCATCGATTAAGTACGGTTATGGATGCTGACCAGATTGTGGTACTTGAAAAAGGAAAAATAATTGAAATTGGCAATCATCAGGAATTAGTAAGCCAGCAGGGAAGTTATTATAAATTGGTTCGCAATCAATTGCAGTTAGGAAATTAG
- a CDS encoding HlyD family secretion protein, with the protein MSDYKELELRSEEVQEILTRIPNWMIRWGTIVVSGIIFMLFLATWFIKYPDTVSASIVITTNIPPEKIVARSTGKIETILVHDKEIIPKNTPLAIIQNTANYKDVFLLKKLLEDYNKGQRFDFKQLENVQLGDIESAYAAFHAAYIAYDLNSDLKPYEVERNAQDSESVQIAARLAILQQQKSLNESELLLQKNDVNRYETLFNKGVISAQDFEVKKLGYLQAEKSYRSLLSTISQLKSTLIDNSRNSKSNTIKGTTEEINLESSKNQTFYQLKKVIKDWELSYVLQSSVMGKVTFLQIWTANQTITTGDAIFAVIPALEKGYIGKLKAPALNSGKILVDQDVNIRLTNFPDSQYGILNGKIKNISLTPDKDGNLWIDVVLPKNLETSYNKTIPFQQEMSGSAEIITEDLRLAERLLYQFRDIFRT; encoded by the coding sequence ATGTCTGATTACAAAGAATTGGAACTTCGTAGTGAAGAAGTGCAGGAAATACTGACCCGAATTCCAAATTGGATGATTCGCTGGGGAACAATTGTAGTTTCAGGAATAATTTTCATGCTTTTTCTGGCAACCTGGTTTATTAAATATCCTGATACGGTTTCGGCGTCAATTGTTATAACAACTAATATTCCTCCTGAAAAAATAGTGGCGAGATCGACGGGTAAAATTGAAACTATTTTGGTACATGATAAAGAGATTATTCCTAAAAATACGCCTCTTGCCATTATTCAGAATACAGCCAATTATAAGGATGTTTTTTTACTGAAAAAACTTTTAGAGGATTATAATAAAGGACAAAGATTTGATTTTAAACAATTAGAAAATGTTCAACTTGGCGATATCGAAAGTGCTTACGCCGCTTTTCATGCCGCTTATATTGCTTATGATTTAAACAGTGATTTAAAACCTTATGAAGTTGAGAGAAACGCACAAGATTCTGAAAGTGTGCAAATTGCAGCTCGTTTGGCAATTTTGCAGCAGCAAAAAAGTTTAAATGAAAGTGAATTATTATTACAGAAAAATGACGTGAATCGTTATGAAACTTTGTTTAATAAAGGAGTAATTTCTGCCCAGGATTTTGAGGTGAAAAAGCTGGGATATCTGCAGGCAGAAAAAAGTTACAGGAGTTTGTTGAGTACTATTTCGCAATTGAAATCAACGTTGATAGATAATTCCAGAAATAGTAAAAGCAATACAATTAAAGGAACAACTGAAGAAATAAATTTGGAAAGCAGTAAAAATCAAACCTTTTATCAATTAAAAAAGGTGATAAAGGATTGGGAATTGTCGTATGTTTTGCAATCGTCAGTTATGGGCAAAGTTACTTTTTTGCAAATTTGGACGGCGAATCAAACGATTACAACGGGTGACGCTATTTTTGCCGTTATACCGGCTTTAGAAAAAGGATATATTGGAAAACTGAAGGCTCCGGCGCTTAATTCAGGAAAGATTCTGGTAGATCAGGATGTTAATATTCGATTGACTAATTTTCCTGATAGTCAATACGGAATTTTGAATGGTAAAATCAAGAATATTTCATTAACGCCTGATAAAGACGGAAATTTATGGATTGATGTGGTTTTACCTAAAAATCTTGAAACATCGTATAATAAAACAATCCCGTTTCAGCAGGAAATGTCTGGAAGCGCAGAGATTATTACCGAAGATTTAAGATTAGCAGAACGATTGTTATACCAGTTTCGGGATATTTTTAGAACGTAG